A genome region from Streptomyces sp. NBC_01296 includes the following:
- a CDS encoding type 1 glutamine amidotransferase: MSDNSLRLVWVYPDLLSTYGDQGNALVVERRARQRGLDVQRVDVRSDQPIPTSGDIYLIGGGEDRPQRLAAERLLRDGGLERAVSNGAIVFSVCAGYQILGNEFVNDMGERQEGLGLLDVVTVRGEGERCVGDVLADIDPRLNLPQLTGFENHQGVTHLGPSAKPFARTRLGRGNGTGDGTEGAYNDTVFGTYMHGPVMARNPQIADLLLKLALDVNALPPIDDRWYEALRAERISAATQPA, encoded by the coding sequence ATGAGCGACAACAGCCTGCGTCTGGTGTGGGTCTACCCCGACCTGCTGAGCACGTACGGAGACCAGGGCAACGCCCTCGTGGTGGAGCGCCGGGCGCGCCAGCGCGGCCTGGACGTGCAGCGCGTGGACGTGCGCAGCGACCAGCCCATCCCCACCTCGGGTGACATCTACCTGATCGGCGGCGGTGAGGACCGCCCGCAGCGGCTCGCCGCGGAGCGCCTGCTGCGCGACGGCGGTCTGGAGCGGGCCGTCTCGAACGGGGCGATCGTCTTCTCCGTCTGCGCCGGCTACCAGATCCTCGGCAACGAGTTCGTCAACGACATGGGCGAGCGCCAGGAGGGCCTCGGCCTGCTGGACGTGGTCACCGTGCGCGGCGAGGGCGAGCGGTGCGTCGGCGACGTCCTCGCGGACATCGACCCGCGCCTGAACCTGCCGCAGCTGACGGGCTTCGAGAACCACCAGGGCGTCACGCACCTCGGCCCGTCCGCCAAGCCGTTCGCCCGCACCCGGCTGGGCCGCGGCAACGGCACGGGCGACGGCACCGAGGGCGCGTACAACGACACGGTCTTCGGCACCTACATGCACGGCCCCGTGATGGCCCGCAACCCGCAGATCGCGGACCTGCTGCTGAAGCTGGCCCTCGACGTGAACGCGCTGCCGCCCATCGACGACCGGTGGTACGAGGCGCTGCGCGCCGAGCGCATCTCGGCGGCGACGCAGCCCGCGTAG
- a CDS encoding MurT ligase domain-containing protein: MAGNTEPLSPRAKLAVTAGKAAAAVSRAAGRGSGSVIGGKVALKLDPDLLGALAQHLDVVLVSATNGKTTTTRLIAEALRASGPVVSNALGANMPAGITSALAGGSDAKYGVIEVDEKYLAGVARDVTPKVIALLNLSRDQLDRAAETRMLAEKWREGLQGSKAVIVANCDDPLIVWSASSSQNVVWVAAGQEWKDDAWSCPSCGGVMQRPGDDWFCGECGFRRPTPSWVLSGDHVLDPHGSAWPIHLQLPGRANKANAATSAAVAAVFGVPPQVALERMYQVQAVAGRYDVVTFQGRELRLLLAKNPAGWLETFSLIDPPPTPVILSVNARGADGTDTSWLWDVDYPRLAGHPIFVIGDRKLDLAVRLEVAGLDFRVCETLDEAVQLAPPGQIELIANYTAFQDVRRRVGN; encoded by the coding sequence ATGGCAGGCAACACAGAGCCGCTTTCGCCGCGGGCCAAGCTGGCCGTGACGGCGGGCAAGGCCGCGGCGGCGGTGTCGCGGGCCGCGGGACGCGGAAGCGGATCGGTGATCGGTGGCAAGGTCGCACTCAAACTCGACCCCGATCTTCTCGGAGCGCTCGCGCAGCATCTCGACGTCGTCCTCGTCTCCGCGACGAACGGCAAGACCACGACGACCCGGCTGATCGCCGAGGCCCTGCGGGCCAGCGGTCCGGTCGTCTCCAACGCCCTCGGCGCCAACATGCCGGCCGGCATCACCTCCGCCCTCGCGGGCGGCTCGGACGCGAAGTACGGCGTCATCGAGGTGGACGAGAAGTACCTCGCCGGGGTGGCCCGGGACGTCACCCCCAAGGTGATCGCCCTGCTGAACCTCTCCCGCGACCAGCTGGACCGCGCCGCCGAGACCCGCATGCTCGCGGAGAAGTGGCGCGAGGGGCTCCAGGGCTCCAAGGCCGTCATCGTCGCGAACTGCGACGACCCGCTCATCGTGTGGTCGGCCTCCTCCTCGCAGAACGTGGTGTGGGTCGCCGCCGGCCAGGAGTGGAAGGACGACGCCTGGTCGTGCCCCTCCTGCGGTGGTGTCATGCAGCGCCCCGGCGACGACTGGTTCTGCGGCGAGTGCGGCTTCCGGCGCCCCACCCCGAGCTGGGTGCTGTCCGGGGACCACGTGCTGGACCCGCACGGCTCGGCCTGGCCGATCCACCTCCAGCTGCCCGGCCGCGCCAACAAGGCGAACGCCGCCACCTCGGCCGCCGTGGCCGCCGTCTTCGGCGTCCCGCCGCAGGTCGCACTGGAGCGGATGTACCAGGTGCAGGCCGTCGCCGGCCGCTACGACGTGGTCACCTTCCAGGGCCGTGAGCTGCGCCTGCTGCTGGCGAAGAACCCGGCGGGCTGGCTCGAAACGTTTTCGCTGATCGACCCGCCGCCGACCCCGGTGATCCTTTCGGTGAACGCGCGCGGCGCCGACGGCACCGACACCTCGTGGCTGTGGGACGTGGACTACCCGCGCCTGGCCGGCCACCCGATCTTCGTGATCGGCGACCGCAAGCTGGACCTCGCGGTCCGCCTCGAGGTCGCGGGCCTGGACTTCCGGGTGTGCGAGACCCTCGACGAGGCCGTGCAGCTGGCGCCGCCCGGGCAGATCGAGCTGATCGCCAACTACACCGCCTTCCAGGACGTGCGCCGCCGCGTCGGCAACTAG
- the def gene encoding peptide deformylase, translating into MRQRPIPGTTGLVRTMSLLGDPVLHSACAEVTAFGPALDRLIEDMFATMYAAEGVGLAANQIGVGQRVFVYDCPDDEDVRHVGHIVNPRLVEADGDEFRGPEGCLSLPGLEAGTIRYDRAVVEGVTSDGAPVRITGTGFFARCLQHECDHLDGTVYADRVTGLRARRLRRAIRKAPWGARAAAAAQN; encoded by the coding sequence ATGCGACAGCGCCCCATTCCCGGTACCACCGGCCTCGTCCGCACCATGAGCCTGCTGGGCGATCCGGTGCTCCACTCGGCCTGCGCGGAGGTCACCGCATTCGGCCCGGCCCTCGACCGGCTCATCGAGGACATGTTCGCGACGATGTACGCCGCCGAGGGCGTCGGCCTCGCCGCGAACCAGATCGGTGTCGGACAGCGGGTGTTCGTGTACGACTGCCCCGACGACGAGGACGTGCGCCACGTCGGGCACATCGTCAACCCGCGGCTGGTGGAGGCCGACGGGGACGAGTTCCGCGGCCCGGAGGGCTGTCTGTCGCTGCCGGGTCTGGAGGCCGGCACGATCCGGTACGACCGCGCGGTCGTCGAAGGGGTCACCTCCGACGGCGCGCCCGTACGGATCACCGGCACCGGGTTCTTCGCCCGCTGCCTGCAGCACGAGTGCGACCACCTCGACGGCACGGTCTACGCGGACCGGGTCACCGGGCTGCGCGCCCGGCGGCTGCGGCGGGCGATCCGCAAGGCGCCGTGGGGTGCGCGGGCCGCGGCGGCCGCGCAGAACTGA
- a CDS encoding TetR family transcriptional regulator translates to METTQKAGEPGAAERRRRELLEAADRVVLRDGPKASMNAIAAEAGITKPILYRHFGDKAGLYQALAVRHTDALLDSLRAALDAPAERRSRVESTLDTYLTAIEARPQVYRFLMHPAEDSHAAERGFDVGLHSAPLLRRLGEELADVIGERVDLGPGGERLARIWGHGIVGMMHAAGDWWLGERPCERAELVTGLTDLLWGRLATAGNRLDGPGF, encoded by the coding sequence ATGGAGACCACTCAAAAGGCCGGCGAACCGGGAGCGGCCGAGCGCCGCAGGCGGGAGCTGCTCGAAGCGGCCGACCGGGTCGTCCTCCGGGACGGCCCCAAGGCTTCCATGAACGCCATCGCGGCGGAGGCAGGCATCACCAAGCCCATCCTCTACCGGCACTTCGGCGACAAGGCGGGGCTCTACCAGGCCCTCGCCGTGCGGCACACCGACGCCCTGCTCGACTCGCTGCGGGCCGCGCTCGACGCCCCGGCCGAGCGCCGCAGCCGGGTGGAGTCCACCCTCGACACCTATCTCACGGCCATCGAGGCCCGCCCGCAGGTGTACCGGTTCCTGATGCACCCGGCCGAGGACTCGCACGCCGCCGAGCGCGGCTTCGACGTGGGCCTGCACTCGGCCCCGCTGCTGCGCCGGCTCGGCGAGGAGCTCGCCGACGTGATCGGCGAGCGCGTGGACCTCGGCCCCGGCGGCGAACGCCTGGCCCGCATCTGGGGCCACGGCATCGTCGGCATGATGCACGCGGCCGGCGACTGGTGGCTCGGCGAGCGCCCGTGCGAGCGTGCGGAGTTGGTCACCGGACTCACCGACCTGCTGTGGGGCCGGCTGGCCACGGCCGGCAACCGCCTGGACGGCCCGGGCTTCTAG
- a CDS encoding acyl-CoA dehydrogenase family protein has product MAEFTMELNDDQKQVQDWIHGFAADVIRPAAAEWDEREETPWPVIQEAAKVGIYSLDFYAQQFFDPTGLGIPMAMEELFWGDAGIALSIVGTGLAAIGVVANGTEEQIGTWIPQMYGTPDDVKVAAFCSSEPDAGSDVGSMRTRAVYDQAKDEWVLNGTKTWATNGGIANVHIVVAVVDPELGTKGHASFIVPPNTPGLSQGQKFKKHGIRASHTAEVVLEDVRVPGSCLLGGKEKLDERLARAHERAKAGGGGERVKNAAMATFEASRPAVGAMAVGTARAAYEVALDYAKTRTQFGRPIIDNQGVAFQLADMRTSIDAARLLVWRASWMAVAGKPFTSAEGSMSKLFASEVAKKVTAQAVQILGGNGFTREYPVERMHRDSAIYTIFEGTSEIQRLVIARTLSQMPIR; this is encoded by the coding sequence ATGGCGGAGTTCACCATGGAGCTCAATGACGACCAGAAGCAGGTACAGGACTGGATCCACGGCTTCGCGGCCGATGTGATCCGGCCCGCCGCCGCGGAATGGGACGAGCGCGAAGAGACTCCGTGGCCCGTCATCCAGGAGGCCGCGAAGGTCGGCATCTACTCGCTCGACTTCTACGCCCAGCAGTTCTTCGACCCTACCGGCCTCGGCATCCCGATGGCCATGGAAGAACTGTTCTGGGGCGACGCGGGCATCGCCCTGTCGATCGTGGGCACCGGGCTCGCGGCCATCGGCGTCGTCGCCAACGGCACCGAGGAGCAGATCGGGACCTGGATCCCGCAGATGTACGGCACCCCCGACGACGTGAAGGTCGCCGCCTTCTGCTCCTCCGAGCCGGACGCCGGTTCCGACGTCGGCTCGATGCGCACCCGCGCCGTATACGACCAGGCCAAGGACGAGTGGGTGCTCAACGGCACCAAGACCTGGGCGACCAACGGCGGCATCGCCAACGTCCACATCGTCGTCGCCGTCGTCGACCCCGAGCTCGGCACCAAGGGCCACGCCTCCTTCATCGTGCCGCCGAACACCCCGGGCCTGTCCCAGGGCCAGAAGTTCAAGAAGCACGGCATCCGCGCCTCGCACACCGCCGAGGTGGTCCTGGAGGACGTCCGCGTCCCCGGCTCCTGCCTGCTCGGCGGCAAGGAGAAGCTGGACGAGCGGCTCGCGCGGGCCCACGAGCGGGCCAAGGCCGGCGGCGGTGGCGAGCGCGTGAAGAACGCGGCCATGGCCACCTTCGAGGCCTCCCGCCCGGCGGTCGGCGCCATGGCTGTCGGCACCGCCCGCGCCGCGTACGAGGTCGCCCTCGACTACGCCAAGACCCGTACGCAGTTCGGCCGTCCGATCATCGACAACCAGGGCGTCGCCTTCCAGCTCGCCGACATGCGGACCTCCATCGACGCGGCCCGGCTGCTGGTGTGGCGGGCCTCCTGGATGGCGGTCGCGGGCAAGCCCTTCACCTCGGCAGAGGGCTCGATGTCGAAGCTGTTCGCGAGCGAGGTCGCCAAGAAGGTCACCGCCCAGGCGGTCCAGATCCTCGGCGGCAACGGCTTCACCCGCGAGTACCCCGTGGAGCGCATGCACCGCGACAGCGCGATCTACACGATCTTCGAGGGCACCAGCGAGATCCAGCGCCTGGTGATCGCCCGCACCCTGTCGCAGATGCCGATCCGCTAG
- a CDS encoding LppU/SCO3897 family protein has product MATPPPQHGAGPYHPYTPQQGGPYAPYTAAQQPAGPYGHPSLPQAAYGCRLCGGLPAAPATVRGHQGMLVLMRFLRQEGPFCRDCGLATYRRMSADTLWQGWWGPLSFFITPVTLLMNLGARAAFLRLAPPTGGFRPALEAGRPLLRRPLALAFLVVIALIALTPPTLVLIGLTAGEEKPPALITGQCVRNEGDWHDQKLLTTDCGSVNAEYRATRPADAPGGTCAPHDFLASLEYSADGKSLTCLTPLR; this is encoded by the coding sequence GTGGCCACTCCGCCACCGCAGCACGGCGCCGGCCCGTACCACCCGTACACCCCGCAACAGGGCGGCCCCTACGCCCCGTACACGGCGGCGCAGCAGCCGGCGGGCCCGTACGGCCACCCATCGCTCCCGCAGGCCGCGTACGGCTGCCGCCTGTGCGGGGGCCTGCCGGCCGCGCCGGCCACCGTACGCGGGCACCAGGGCATGCTCGTGCTGATGCGGTTCCTGCGCCAGGAGGGGCCGTTCTGCCGCGACTGCGGACTCGCCACGTACCGCAGGATGTCCGCGGACACGCTCTGGCAGGGCTGGTGGGGCCCGCTGTCCTTCTTCATCACGCCCGTCACCCTGCTGATGAACCTCGGCGCGCGGGCGGCCTTCCTCAGGCTCGCTCCCCCGACGGGCGGCTTCCGGCCCGCGCTCGAGGCGGGCAGGCCGCTGCTGCGCCGCCCGCTGGCGCTGGCCTTCCTCGTGGTGATCGCCCTCATCGCCCTGACGCCGCCCACGCTCGTGCTGATCGGCCTGACGGCCGGAGAAGAGAAGCCGCCCGCGCTGATCACGGGGCAGTGCGTACGCAACGAGGGCGACTGGCACGACCAGAAGCTGCTGACCACGGACTGCGGCTCGGTGAACGCCGAGTACCGGGCCACCCGGCCGGCGGACGCACCCGGCGGCACCTGCGCCCCGCACGACTTCCTCGCGTCCCTGGAGTACAGCGCCGACGGGAAGAGCCTGACCTGCCTGACGCCGCTGCGCTGA
- a CDS encoding DUF5999 family protein produces the protein MCSHQPPCPSADSADHDAARTVAFHPEQGWSLLCNGLVIFDDTGELLPDGRAVEPRRPALV, from the coding sequence ATGTGCTCCCACCAGCCCCCCTGCCCGTCCGCCGACAGCGCCGATCACGACGCCGCCCGCACCGTGGCCTTCCATCCCGAACAGGGCTGGAGTCTGCTCTGCAATGGCCTGGTGATCTTCGACGATACCGGCGAGCTGCTCCCCGACGGCCGCGCGGTGGAACCCCGCCGCCCGGCCCTGGTCTGA